CCGGTTCTTTTTTTATTGATCGAAGCGCATCTTCACGTTCTTCTGCATTCCCGGAGTTTATGAGCAGTGATATTATGTCGCTCGTGCTTTTGTTTCCCTTTTCCTGTCCCACAATTAAGGTTTTGTATTTTTGGGGGTCAAAGAAATCTTTGTTGTTGTCGGCGGTTGTATCCATGGCATGAATATTTGTGCAAACATACGTGATTCAATAAAAGATACAAAATAATTACTCAGAGCGCCACTGAGAACTACGAAGGTTCACAGTATAAGGATCAAAAGATGTAAACGTATAACTCCGTGCTTCTCTGTGAAATAATTTACCTGAACAATGCATTGAGAATAGCATCCCGCCAGATAAGTACGATCACTCCAACAATTGCAATGACTGCTCCAAGAAACGATTTAAATGTGATCCGTTCATTATAAAAAAAGTGAGCAAGCACCAATACAAAAACCGGTAGGAGTGAGAATATTGTTTGCGCTACCGAAGCACTGGTGAGCGATACCGCCTGCATGGAAAATGTCATACCTATTACAGGCCCCAATACAGTTCCCGCGACAGCATAGCCGATGCCCTTGTTTTTGTTTTTAAATACCGGCAAAACAAATTGCATTAAACGACCGGATACTACCGCGATGAAAACAACACCCGCTGTTGCTGCCATCATGCGGATAAGGCTCGCATGAATGGCATTGATATTGGCTCCATCAACCTGTATATTTAAGCCTCTTTGAGACAGTGCAACTCCGACACCCTGGCATATTGCAGAAAGTATTGCAAAAGTAATTCCTTTAACATATACACCCGGGCCTAAGTGTGATGATCTTTGTTTTTCGCGCTTGCCTAATGATAACCAGATAATACCTCCGATTGTAATAGCCATCCCGGTTATACCGATAATATTTATTTGTTCATGATTAATAAAAAAGCCAAACAGCAAAGCCGCCGCGGGCGACAAGGTGTTAAATACACTTGAAAGACGTGTTCCAATCAGCACAAAGGCCGAGAACCCGCAATAATCGCCCAATGCAAGTCCTATGATACCTGATATGCCCAGCCAAAGCCAATGTTGTGAAGTAGGGGAGGTATACAGATCTGAAAAGGAAACTTCTGTAAAAAGAATTGTTCCGATGCTGAGAAGTATTACCGCAAGCACCAGCCGGAACATATTCAGGACATTTGTGCCAAGCCGTTTCGCCGCTTCTGTGAAAGGAAACATGCATAAGCTCCATGTCAAAGCGGTTAACAGGGCCATTAACTCACCCATGTGCGAGGAACTAATTTGCATAATTCCTTTCGCCGAAAATCGTACTGCCCACGCGTATCATATTACTGCCTTCTTCTATCGCGATCTGGTAATCGGAACTCATGCCCATGCTCAATGTTTTCAGTTCAACGTTTTCGGTTCCATGTGTAAGGTTGGAAGACCTGAGCATATTGAAAAAGTTTTTTAATGAATGAAACTCATTCCTGATCTGCGCAGCATTTTCGGTATTGGTCGCCATTCCCATTAGTCCGGCTATTTTTATGTTTTTTAATTGCTTGAATTCTGCGGATGAAAGAAGTGTATCAGCTTCTTCAAAGGTCAGACCAAATTTGGTTTCTTCATTGGCTATATATATCTGAAGGAGGCAATCGATCACACGTTCATTTTTAGCAGCCTGTTTGTTTATCTCCTGTAATAGTTTCAGGCTGTCGACCGAATGAATAAGGCGTACAAAGGGGGCAATATATTTGACTTTATTTGTTTGCAGGTGACCAATCAAATGCCATTGAATATCTTTTGGAAGTTCGTTGTATTTGGCAACCAGTTCCTGTACTTTGTTTTCTCCAAAAATTTTATGACCTGTCTGATAGGCTTCTGATACCGCGATGGCCGGCTGTGTTTTTGAAACAGCCACCAGGGTTACATGTTGCGGTAACAGATTTTTAAGTTTTAAAATATTTTCTTTTACCATTATTGGTTATTTCTCTCTTCCCTGATTTTTCCGCTTTATCCCTTTAAGCTGTATATTACAAGGCCGCTGCGCATCTTTGGCTCAACCCATGTTGTTTTAGGAGGCATAATGTTATTGGTGTCGGCTATGAGTTTTAATTGCGCCATTGAAACAGGATACAGACCAAAGGCCACTATTGATCTGCCGCTATCAACTTCTTTTTTCAATTCTTCCATTCCTTTGATCCCCGATACAAAGCCGATGCGTTTATCCGTTTTCAGATCACGGATCCCGAGGATCGGAGAAAGAATGTGTTCCGTAAGAATTGACGCGTCAAGGTTTCCAACCGGATCGCTGGTTTTGACGATGCCATTTTTGGGTGTAAGCGAATACCATTTATTACCAAGGTACATGCTGAAATTGTGGATCGCAGTTGGTTTATAAATACCGGTATTTTTTTCTTCAACATCAAACTTTAATTTTATTTTATCCAGAAAATCCTTTTCAGAAAGTCCGTTCAGTTCATGAACGATCCGGTTAAAGTCATATATTTTCAATTGCGATTCAGGAAAAAATACACCGAGGTAATAGTTGTAAGGCTCATTGCCTGTATAACCGGGGTTCTTTTCTCTCCGCGATTTGCCCAACAATGCTGAAGAAGCGGAACGATGGTGGCCATCGGCAATATAAATCGCAGGTATTTTTCCGAAACGTTCTTTGATAGTCAACGTTATTTTCGGATCACTTACGGGCCAAAGCCTGTGTCTTACCCGGTCTGTGGTAGTAAAATCATATTCCGGTGCGGTTGCGACAACTTTATCTGTGATCTCGTCAATGGTCGCGTCGTTGGGATAACTGAATAAAACAGGTTCGGCATTGAAATCACATACTTCAAGATATTGTTTTAGTTTTTCCTCCCTGTCGGTTAATGTTTGCTCGTGAATTTTTATAACCCCGTTAAAATAATCGTCAATGCTGCTGCAGCCGATAATTCCCGTAAAAGTCTCTTTCCCCTTTTGCTGCTGATATATATAATAACAAGGCTGGTTGTCCTGAACAAATATTCCATCGTTGTAAAACTGGTCGTATTTCAGCTTTATCTTTTTGAGTCGTTCGGGAGAGCCGTATACAGTTGGTTTTCCATCGCTGAAATCAGGATTGATGACATGTAAAAAAGTGAACGAATTACTTTTTAATTTATCCAGTAATTCGGCTTTTGTATAACCGTCGACAGATCTTGAAGCGACAAGGTGAACTTTATCTTTTGCAGGTCGGATCCCTCTGAAGGGTATAATGTTCGCCATAATTTGATTTTATCTACGCGTATCGTTTGAACTTCGACAAAAGTACTTGAATTCATATAATTAACCAATAAGGTATCAGACATTGGTCATCAGTTATTGTAGGGAAATCTCATAGGCCATTTATCCAATGTCAAATTGATCGATGATCATTTTCGAATGGCCGATAAGGTCAGGAAAGAAAGTTGTGAATTCAGTTTCAAATAATGAGTAATTGTTCTCCAGGTCTGCAACAGCTTTTTCCATATTCGAGACAAAGCTGGTTCTCCTTGCCATTCCGTTCAGTACATTTTGTATCCCTTCAAGTTTAGCGTAATTGGTCAGCCAATCATATTTTATCATATAAGGCAGCATTTCCTTTGACCGGACGGGAAGTTGATCGTAATTTTTTTGCATAAGTGCGTATACATTTCCGGTAAAAATTTTCAGTTCAATGGTAGAATAGAGGTGCCAGTTTTTAGCTAAGAAGTGGTCATAAAATATATCAACCAATACGCCGGAATACTTATGATATTGCGGACGGAGTCTTTCGATACTTTTGTGAACTATTGGATGGCTATCGGTAAATTTATCAATATTCCGGTGCAGTAATATTCCGTTTTTTATGGAATTGTTAAATTCATTTATGGCGCTGCCCTTTACCACGTCTGCAATAAAGTTACCGATTAGCAGATCCTCTGAGGTTCCGGAAAGAAATGAGTGTGCTAAAAAATTCATTTTTATCAGATTTGAGCAATTAATTGTGCAAAACTTTGATCCTGATGGGTTGAAAATCAATTTTGAAAAACTATTTATTCGTTCCCACTTGAATTTTACGCTTTTATTAATCTGCCTGCCGGTCAAATACTCCTAAAATTATCAATTTTAGAACTTCTTTTGCATTTCGGCTATTTTATTCATGTACGCATATTGTGTTCGATTCAAAAGGATAATGGATAAAATGAATTGAAATTTTGAAAGCAAAGTGGTTTTTATTCGGGTTTTTCAAACCTTATATTTGAAAGGAAGCAAACAAAAATCAATAAAAATCAAAACATTGATTCATAAGAAGTAAAAGAAGTTCGCTCAACTGTTATAATTTGTTCATTGAGTTTGAATAAGCGAGGCAGCCAGTTGATTTTTGTAAGTTAAGAGCAATCTCTGATCTGATTAGAAAAAATCTTTTTTTTGTAAATTGGTTTGAAGCGATGCTGGTCTCAGAAGATACTTTTTTTAACTGCCTGGATATTGAGGAAGTACTATATATACATCATCTTGTTGCACATGATGAACCTTTGGGTCAATTACGCTGATGCACAATGCACAACTTCAAACGGTACCGGGTGTATATGTCCGGATGGATCTTCCAATTGTCTTCTTCTTCCTGATATGGTGGTATCTGAAACAGCAATTACCGAAGCGGGAGGAACCCTTGAATATTCACAAAATGGTAACACCTCTTTCAATGGTCAGCTGAGGGTGACTGGTGCAACTCCGAATATCGGCTATGGACCGTTACACATACTGGCCACCGATACTTTTTACTGCGGGACAAACAAAATAGTCTCAGCTACTCCTCCGGCCCTTTGTACCGACGGAACATTTCCAAGACAGGTGATCCGGCAAAGGATATACCGTAAAGACACCACCGCGATCAGTACTTTTCATGTAAGGTCCGGTATTATGTCGTATCACGGAAGTGGTCATGATCATTTTCATGTGGAGGATTGGTTTCACCTTTCGCTCCGGATTAAAGACAGCCTTGAGCCAGATCCCCGAAAATGGCAGATCGTAGGAGAAACAAAAAAAATAAGTTTTTGCCTGGCCGATTTTGATGAATGTACCCAGGCAAACGGATATTGCAGAGACAGCAGTGGCCAGGTGCTTGACAGTGCCAATATCCCGAATTTTGGAATGGGAGCAAACTACAATTTTTGTATAACTGAGCAGGGTATCAGCCCGGGATATATGGATATTTATGATATTACTACCCCAGGGCAGAGTATGAACATACCTTATGGTACCTGTAATGGTAAATATTGGCTTGTAGCTGAAGTGGATCCATTAAATTTTATTGTCGAATTTAATGAAGAAAATAACATTATAACAGTTCCTATTACCTTAACGAAACAAAGCAATGTTCCCTCTGCAAATATTTCGTCGCTTCAGGGAAATGTTTTGTGTCAGTCAACGGATACGATAACCCTTAAGGCGAGTGCCGGTAGTTCTTACCTTTGGTCAACAGGCGATACAACAAGAAGCATCCTGGTTCACAAGGCCGGTAATTATGCTGTAAATGTAACTACGCTGTGCGGAAATGCTTTGTCGGATACGTTTGCAGTGAAGAAGATCAACTCCCCTGTAATTGATAGTCTGAAAAGCGATACGTTGTGTGATACCGGAAGTGCTTTGTTGTCGGCATACAGCAAGGATAATGTGTATTGGTATAACGAAAAGGATAGTTTGATCTATACAGGAAATAACCTTTCAACACCAATAATTGATACTACAAGGGTGTTTTACGCTTCAGCTTTTAACTACGCGCTGCCTGATACGTTTCATGTGGGTAAACTCAGTAAAACCTCTAATGGCAGTTATTATCCCGGTACTGATTACATGAGGTTCAATTGCTACAGTCCGGTT
The Bacteroidota bacterium DNA segment above includes these coding regions:
- a CDS encoding DMT family transporter; the protein is MQISSSHMGELMALLTALTWSLCMFPFTEAAKRLGTNVLNMFRLVLAVILLSIGTILFTEVSFSDLYTSPTSQHWLWLGISGIIGLALGDYCGFSAFVLIGTRLSSVFNTLSPAAALLFGFFINHEQINIIGITGMAITIGGIIWLSLGKREKQRSSHLGPGVYVKGITFAILSAICQGVGVALSQRGLNIQVDGANINAIHASLIRMMAATAGVVFIAVVSGRLMQFVLPVFKNKNKGIGYAVAGTVLGPVIGMTFSMQAVSLTSASVAQTIFSLLPVFVLVLAHFFYNERITFKSFLGAVIAIVGVIVLIWRDAILNALFR
- a CDS encoding DUF1015 domain-containing protein, which gives rise to MANIIPFRGIRPAKDKVHLVASRSVDGYTKAELLDKLKSNSFTFLHVINPDFSDGKPTVYGSPERLKKIKLKYDQFYNDGIFVQDNQPCYYIYQQQKGKETFTGIIGCSSIDDYFNGVIKIHEQTLTDREEKLKQYLEVCDFNAEPVLFSYPNDATIDEITDKVVATAPEYDFTTTDRVRHRLWPVSDPKITLTIKERFGKIPAIYIADGHHRSASSALLGKSRREKNPGYTGNEPYNYYLGVFFPESQLKIYDFNRIVHELNGLSEKDFLDKIKLKFDVEEKNTGIYKPTAIHNFSMYLGNKWYSLTPKNGIVKTSDPVGNLDASILTEHILSPILGIRDLKTDKRIGFVSGIKGMEELKKEVDSGRSIVAFGLYPVSMAQLKLIADTNNIMPPKTTWVEPKMRSGLVIYSLKG
- a CDS encoding DUF479 domain-containing protein, producing MNFLAHSFLSGTSEDLLIGNFIADVVKGSAINEFNNSIKNGILLHRNIDKFTDSHPIVHKSIERLRPQYHKYSGVLVDIFYDHFLAKNWHLYSTIELKIFTGNVYALMQKNYDQLPVRSKEMLPYMIKYDWLTNYAKLEGIQNVLNGMARRTSFVSNMEKAVADLENNYSLFETEFTTFFPDLIGHSKMIIDQFDIG
- a CDS encoding T9SS type A sorting domain-containing protein, whose amino-acid sequence is MRKYYIYIILLHMMNLWVNYADAQCTTSNGTGCICPDGSSNCLLLPDMVVSETAITEAGGTLEYSQNGNTSFNGQLRVTGATPNIGYGPLHILATDTFYCGTNKIVSATPPALCTDGTFPRQVIRQRIYRKDTTAISTFHVRSGIMSYHGSGHDHFHVEDWFHLSLRIKDSLEPDPRKWQIVGETKKISFCLADFDECTQANGYCRDSSGQVLDSANIPNFGMGANYNFCITEQGISPGYMDIYDITTPGQSMNIPYGTCNGKYWLVAEVDPLNFIVEFNEENNIITVPITLTKQSNVPSANISSLQGNVLCQSTDTITLKASAGSSYLWSTGDTTRSILVHKAGNYAVNVTTLCGNALSDTFAVKKINSPVIDSLKSDTLCDTGSALLSAYSKDNVYWYNEKDSLIYTGNNLSTPIIDTTRVFYASAFNYALPDTFHVGKLSKTSNGSYYPGTDYMRFNCYSPVIIKSVKVYADSGRFRTFRLWDTEGNELSIDNLYVPAGENRIELNFPVKPGNDYKLLCQTPELWRDQSLSFPYSLPNIIELIGAGLDNYYPYLYDWEIVTDPGSCMTVMQVDAKQQVRAYVGNKTPLGITGLDSAYFNTDPMVSINGIPSGGIFSGPGISGATFDPAAADSGMNKIVYTYTDNFGCTDSINMQVIVKTISSVQNSSGLNISKIKTYPNPSSGIFVITSEGNDSFTIVVYDKLGKQVAAEKLSGTEKKKMIDMTECSAGIYMAHISNTLSSMYIKLVLTK
- a CDS encoding YggS family pyridoxal phosphate-dependent enzyme — protein: MMVKENILKLKNLLPQHVTLVAVSKTQPAIAVSEAYQTGHKIFGENKVQELVAKYNELPKDIQWHLIGHLQTNKVKYIAPFVRLIHSVDSLKLLQEINKQAAKNERVIDCLLQIYIANEETKFGLTFEEADTLLSSAEFKQLKNIKIAGLMGMATNTENAAQIRNEFHSLKNFFNMLRSSNLTHGTENVELKTLSMGMSSDYQIAIEEGSNMIRVGSTIFGERNYAN